A single Lolium perenne isolate Kyuss_39 chromosome 6, Kyuss_2.0, whole genome shotgun sequence DNA region contains:
- the LOC127306213 gene encoding pentatricopeptide repeat-containing protein At3g26540: MDSCLVHPYPQPLPLPSTSQRAHLKWGPCSGRCHRRRRMATSALTLQEQLAPTSPRTSQRSNHRRLFDGMQEGGVVASTAGPLFDEMPRPRSGEKTASAAILALAHASKHAEVAELFCRLQMDGVPVSKFMLPSVLKACARLRDSRMLRAVHVLVVKCALCRHVVVGTALVSAYVDSGLMDDAGKAFAEMDDEANMVSWSVIIGGYVRSCRWDEAWDAFSAMQRAGVLPVDSVLVMAIQACSALLCLVRGKQVHALAVSLGFERSATVWNCLIDMYGKCGDMGNCRSVFETMVDRDQVSWNTIIASYVRLGLCEEALDMVMQMQQSGFTVDRFTLGSGVAACAHLADIDNGRAFHGYLIRRALDTDAIRGSALVDMYGKCGLTELARVVFDRMDERNYVAWDALLSGYVENGQVDLALSIFRQMESANIKANQHTFVNLLKLCGNRRYTEYGRQIHAHAIKAIYQMNVVLETELIDMYAKCGCIEVARLLFLRMNERNQISWNALLSGYVGDGQPAASIHIYRQMEQASIRPDQYTLAGLLSLCRYQGHLRYGRQIHAHLIKTGYETNVVLQTLLVHMYVRCRQWRDAENVCSMIQERNLYVHDAFSKVYGDGYFISREEFHCVTL; encoded by the coding sequence ATGGACTCTTGCCTAGTGCACCCTTATCCACAGCCGCTCCCTCTCCCATCCACCTCCCAACGAGCCCACCTCAAATGGGGCCCCTGCTCCGGCCgctgccatcgccgccggcgcatGGCCACATCCGCGCTCACGTTACAGGAGCAGCTCGCGCCAACCAGCCCAAGAACCTCCCAGAGATCGAACCACCGCAGGCTGTTCGACGGAATGCAGGAGGGGGGCGTCGTGGCCTCCACGGCAGGCCccctgttcgacgaaatgccccGTCCGAGGAGCGGCGAGAAGACCGCGAGCGCGGCAATCCTGGCGCTGGCGCATGCCAGCAAGCACGCGGAGGTCGCCGAGCTCTTCTGCAGGCTGCAGATGGACGGAGTCCCGGTCAGCAAGTTCATGCTCCCGAGCGTGCTCAAAGCCTGCGCGCGCCTCCGCGACAGCAGGATGCTCCGGGCCGTGCATGTCCTGGTCGTCAAGTGCGCCCTGTGCCGGCATGTCGTCGTGGGCACTGCGCTGGTCAGCGCGTACGTTGATTCCGGTCTGATGGACGATGCCGGCAAGGCGTTCGCTGAGATGGACGACGAGGCCAACATGGTTTCTTGGAGCGTGATCATCGGAGGCTATGTCCGTTCTTGCCGGTGGGACGAAGCCTGGGATGCTTTCTCCGCCATGCAGCGCGCTGGGGTGCTTCCAGTTGATTCAGTTCTTGTGATGGCGATTCAGGCGTGCAGTGCTTTGCTGTGCCTGGTCCGTGGGAAGCAGGTGCACGCGTTGGCGGTTTCCCTCGGGTTTGAAAGGAGTGCCACTGTGTGGAACTGTCTCATCGACATGTACGGCAAGTGTGGCGACATGGGTAATTGCAGGTCGGTTTTTGAGACGATGGTGGACAGGGATCAGGTAAGCTGGAATACCATCATCGCAAGTTATGTCCGTCTTGGTCTTTGTGAAGAGGCGCTCGACATGGTTATGCAAATGCAGCAGTCTGGTTTCACCGTCGACCGTTTCACCCTGGGCAGTGGAGTCGCAGCTTGTGCTCATTTGGCTGACATCGACAATGGCCGTGCATTCCATGGTTATTTGATTAGAAGAGCATTGGATACCGATGCTATCCGGGGCAGCGCACTTGTTGACATGTACGGGAAATGTGGCTTAACTGAACTTGCTCGGGTGGTGTTCGACAGGATGGATGAGAGAAATTATGTAGCATGGGATGCACTCTTGTCTGGCTACGTCGAAAATGGGCAGGTTGATTTGGCACTCAGCATCTTCCGGCAAATGGAGTCTGCAAACATAAAGGCTAACCAACATACCTTTGTGAACCTTCTGAAGCTTTGTGGCAACAGGAGGTATACAGAATATGGAAGACAGATCCATGCACATGCCATCAAGGCCATATACCAGATGAATGTAGTTTTGGAGACTGAGCTTATTGACATGTACGCCAAGTGTGGCTGCATCGAGGTTGCCCGGTTATTGTTCCTCAGGATGAACGAGCGGAACCAGATATCCTGGAATGCTCTGCTCTCAGGTTATGTAGGGGATGGACAGCCTGCTGCCTCAATACACATTTACCGTCAGATGGAGCAGGCTTCCATTAGACCTGACCAATACACTTTGGCAGGGCTTTTAAGCCTTTGCCGGTACCAAGGGCATCTGCGTTACGGGAGACAGATACATGCTCATCTCATCAAGACGGGCTATGAGACGAATGTGGTACTGCAAACTTTGCTTGTTCATATGTATGTCAGGTGTAGGCAATGGCGAGACGCTGAGAATGTTTGCTCAATGATCCAAGAGAGGAATTTGTATGTGCATGATGCATTCTCAAAGGTATATGGAGATGGCTACTTTATCTCAAgagaagaatttcattgtgtgactttatAG
- the LOC127306212 gene encoding E3 ubiquitin protein ligase RIE1 encodes MESAASSPPSPEQPLLGPAQPTSSPASGNQTSSPPPASAARPSRLAALIGRAAGRRGPSMLVRETAALQLERRRADWAHSRPVVALDVAWNVAFAAAAAAVLAASTAESPAKPLRLWLVGYALQCVVHVSLVCSGARPAARARSPDVESDAANAGAGPSSSDSEGGDDEEEAMEERISSTDRCESVNTMISFLWWIIGFYWVVSGGDMLEQGAPRLYWLTVVFLAFDVFFAVFCVVMACFIGVALCCCLPCVVAILYALVGQEGASDADIGVLPRYKYSNPNEDGEKGTDEGVMIPILNNSGTSTSERILLSEDAECCICLSSYEDGVELSALPCNHHFHSTCITKWLRMHANCPLCKYNILKGNDN; translated from the exons ATGGAATCGGCCgcctcgtcgccgccgtcgccggagcaGCCGCTGCTCGGCCCGGCCCAACCAACCTCCTCCCCGGCTTCCGGCAACCAGACCTCTTCGCCCCCGCCAGCATCGGCGGCGAGGCCGAGCCGCCTCGCGGCGCTCATCGGGCGCGCGGCGGGGCGGCGCGGGCCGTCGATGCTGGTGCGCGAGACGGCGGCGCTGCAGCTGGAGAGGCGCCGCGCCGACTGGGCCCACTCCCGCCCCGTCGTCGCGCTCGACGTCGCCTGGAACGTCGCCTTCGCGGCGGCCGCCGCGGCGGTGCTCGCCGCCTCCACCGCCGAGAGCCCCGCCAAGCCGCTCCGCCTCTGGCTCGTCGGCTACGCGCTGCAGTGCGTCGTGCACGTCTCCCTCGTCTGCTCCGGCGCACGCCCCGCCGCCCGCGCGCGAAGCCCCGACGTCGAGTCCGATGCCGCCAACGCTGGGGCCGGGCCCAGCAGCTCGGACAGTGAgggcggcgacgacgaggaggaggcgatgGAGGAGAGGATCAG CTCTACCGACCGTTGTGAGTCGGTAAACACTATGATCTCTTTCCTGTGGTGGATCATTGGGTTCTACTGGGTGGTGTCGGGTGGCGACATGCTCGAACAAGGCGCTCCAAGGCTGTACTG GTTAACTGTAGTTTTTCTAGCGTTTGATGTCTTCTTCGCTGTATTCTGTGTTGTTATGGCCTGCTTCATTGGGGTTGCACTGTGCTGCTGCTTGCCTTGCGTTGTTGCAATTCTGTATGCTCTGGTTGGCCAG GAGGGTGCATCAGATGCAGATATTGGTGTTCTCCCCAGATATAAATATTCTAATCCCAATGAGGATGGAGAAAAGGGAACTGATGAGGGGGTTATGATCCCTATACTGAATAATAGTGGAACATCAACAAGTGAACGAATTCTCCTTAGTGAGGATGCG GAATGCTGCATATGTCTCTCATCATACGAAGACGGTGTTGAGCTATCTGCTCTCCCTTGCAACCATCATTTCCATTCAACATGTATTACGAAATGGCTGCGGATGCATGcaaattgcccactttgcaagtaCAACATTCTTAAAGGCAACGACAATTAA